The genomic stretch ccctagacccactcaaatttgcataccacccaaacagattcactgttgatgcaatctctattgcactccacactttcCTTttccacctgaacaaaaggaacacctatgtgagaatgctattcattgactacagctcagcgttcaacaccatagtaccctcaaagctcatcactaagctgagggtcctgggactaaacacctccctctgcaaccggatcttggacttcctgacgggccgcccccaagtggtgagggtaggtagcaaaacatctgccacgctgatcttcaacactggagccccccaggggtgcgtgctcagtcacctcctgtactccctgttcacccatgactgcatggccaggcacgactccaacaccatcattatgtttgcagatgacaacaatggcaggcctgatcactgacaacgacgagacagcctataggaaggaggtcagagacctggccgggtggtgccagaataacaacctatccctcaacgtaaccaagactaaggagatgattgtggactacaggaaaaggaggaccgagcacgcccccattctcatcgacggggctgagattttcaagttccttggtgtccacaagtGTTTTTTTGACAGATGAAttcctaaatatttaacacagtcctttacaggaatattttctatttatttatcATCAGAGTCAAATAAACATAAGATTTCACATTTAGAAACATTCAGCATTAATCCTGATGCAATAGACAATGCAGTTATAGCATTAAGGGCATGGGCGACCTGGTCTTTGTCTCTTAAGAAAAGAGTAGTATCATCAGCCAGTTGGGAGATGTGGATTTCTTTGTTAAACATGGTTAAGCCATACAAATTTGCATTATTCAGAATATCTGGAGATAGAAGTTCCACAACCAAAATGAATCAAAATggcgaaattgggcatccctgtcgTACACTTCTGTTGATACTGAATCTTTTGGAATTATTAAGGTTTAGTAGCACAGAACTGTTTATCTTTGTAAAACATGCAAATTACTTTAATAAAATTTCACCAAACCCAAAAAAGTTTAAGAGACCTAAAGTGAAATTAATGTTCAATTGTGTCAAAGAGCTGTAAAGGTTTTCATGAAAGGAATTGACAAATTATGATATTGTAATGGGATCTTTGCATAAAACATGTTAATTGAGTGCAGTTATAGGTTTTCTTTTGTAGTTTTTCTTTTCAAGTGCAAAATAGTAACTAGTGTTCCCCCTCTTCAATCCATTTTGCTCTTGACCTTACAAAGGCGTCCTTTGCCAGATCCGTGTAAAGCTGTTCTAATTCTAGTTGTAAAGACTTGAACACAGACTCCTCTTCTTCAGATAAATTATCTTTCTTTAGAAAACTGTCAAGCTTGCTCATCATCTCCTTTTCTCTAAGTTTCTTTAATTGCATCAGCTCTTTGGCGCATTTAATGGCTACCACTCTGACTTTATATTTGAACAATTCCCATCTACTTCCCTGACCCAAGTCTTTTCTTGCAAAAATATATTTAACTAATGATTTGATGTTTTCAATGAGAGTAGTATCTTTAAGAAGTGTGTTTtttaatttccaatatcctcgagTACCTTTTGATTTTTTAGTAGCTTGTAAATTCAGGGAAATCAAGTGATGACCAGAAAAGGGAGCCAACTGATAATCTACATCTATAACAAATTGTAACAAAAAAAGGGGAAATTAGGAATAAATCTATTCTAGATTTACGTGACATAGTTTTGTTGGTCCAGGTATAACCCTTAGCATCCGGATTGAAATAACGCCAGGCATCCTCAACACAGAGATCCTTGCGTAGTGTAATGATAGTTACTATTTTGAGGGTTTTGCCTCGTTCTAGGTGGAAAACGATCAGCAGATGCATCAGGTGTTTCATTAAAATCCCCTGAAATAATTAGAAAACCCTCTGAGTATTTGTTGCTTAAATCCTGTACTTTCCTGGTAAATTGGGTAAAAGGGTCTTATTAGGAGCATGTGAATTATGTCCGTaaggaatgatttttaattgGACCACCCTTGTCCGTAAATTCGTCACTCGTTCATCCCAAGCTTCTATCCTAAATAATGCCATAGATTCACCGTTTTTGACAGCAAAAAAATAGGGATTCACAGCAAAACAGGGAAGCATGATGGAAGGTGGGAACCTGTAAGTGACAATAGCACTAAGACCCACGACTAACCACGATATGTGATATATTGTGGAATAACCTTCTATATGATCAAACGCTGCTTTTCATTGTTGACCAGCAGAGGTCCCTAATGGTCATTGTGTTAAAAACTCTTGAGTAATGAACTATTTTTCAGCACAATTTGGTGAAAGCCCAAAAGGCTTCAGAAATCCTTGGTTTCCACATCATTAGGCGTTAGCTTTCTGGTTCTGTTGCTCGTTGATACTTGTATCGGTTGGCTCTGGTCTGGAGAGCGGCACGCAGCCTGGGAGACCGTGCCGCCAGTCAAGCGCTGTTTAGGGCTTATACGCCCCACGAACATTGCTTACAGGAAGAGGGTGCAGTGGATGAGCAGCTGGACGCTGGTTAACGTTAGACATAAAAACAGGGAGGGCAATATTGATGCATTCTAAATTATGGAGTTAAGACGGACAAACCCAGCGTGCAATTGTGTTTTACTATGTGGAATAACCTTATGTCTTATTTTCGGTAAGTACTGCTCTAGCTAAGCTGATAACAATATGATCGCAATAGTTGATAGCTAGCTAGTGAGCTAGCCAGTACAGTAGTTTGCATGCTAGATAATCGCTAACATAATATGCTTTAGTTAGCTGGCTACTGTACCTAGCTAAACGACGATACTAGTTGGCTTTATTTAGTAACGTTAGTGCGTGACTTGGTACGATAGTCGTATTTCTAATTAAGGCATGTGACGCAGATCTTAACTAGAGTACTTGCCAGCTGGTTAGATTCCTAATTTATGGGGTCTGATTAGCTTAACTTGTTTGCTAGGTAATGTAACTAGTTGGCACAAAACCAAATAATATCTCAAGATACGCGAGTGTGGCGGTTGGTGTGACACTTGACACATGTTGTTGACTTAATGACCTCTAAATATTTCTGAATCTATTGTTTTGGCGTGTTAACTAATAATTTACCAACTTATTGACTAAATATGACGGATTCAAATTACAGCAAGTTAAAAAGATTTAACTTAGTTCATGTCATTTTTAGCAACGATATTCATAACTATGAtagttaatttgtttatttttcaatgggggaaaaaaaataattatagtgggcagaacaagcaaggaggtgggcaaagCCATGCACGaactagcgagatcctattggcgcattCTAACATGCATTTGCATATTTCTGTCAGGGAGCATGTGTGCATGTGCAATAACTACATTAAACACTTGAACTCCTTGTAaacacacgactccaacaccattacgtttgctgacaacacaacggtggtaggcctgatcacagacaaagatgagacagccaatagggaggagggtcagacctggcagtgtggtgccaggacaacaacctctctcaatgtgagcaagacaaaaggagctgatcgtggactataggaaaaggagggccgaacaggcccccattaacatcgacagtactgaagtggagcgggttgagagtttcaagttccttggtgtccacatcaccaacacactatcatggtccaaacaccccaagaaagttgtgaaggaggcatgacaacacctttccccctaggagactgaaaagatttgtcatgggtccccagatcctcaaaaagttctacagctgcaccatcgagagcatcctgaccggttgcatcactgcctggtgtggcaactgcgcTGCATCTGACCGTagggtgctacagagggtagtgcgtacagcccagtacatcactggggccaagcttcctgacatccatatactaggcggtgtcagaggaaggcccaaaaaatggtcagaaaattgtttccttgccacgatactaatgAGTATTGCAATATTGTTATCGTCCGTCCCTAATTGAGATCAGGCTTTTCTTCGATGAGAAAATCTGCAGAATGTTGGCCCAACTCCATATCGCTCCGTACTCGGccactggcttcctctcctcgtcATATTTGGTGGGTAGTGGAAATTCCAACTGGATGCTTcagatttatacatccggtgaaacatCTGGCTTTTTTTTTTGGGGTGTAAAAAATGTCATGGTTATTTTAGTGCATCATTTGTTGTCTACTGCACTTTTGAGATGCCATATCATATCACTTCCAATGGATTTGGTTTCTATGTGTGTTGTTTGCACACAGTCTGTTGGGTTGAAATTCAAAGGCTTGCAGGGAAAGTGTCCAGCTGTTTTATTTTTGCATTCTGCACTGTCAGCATGTTTTTGTCACTGCATGCCTTCCTCTCTGACCTGGCTCTCTCTAACTGGAGAAGATGTCATATGTACAGAAATCTGTTGAACAACTCGCTGTATAGGCTTTAAGCTATGAAAAACTAGTAAACACAGATTAGTGTTGTTACAATAGCAGTATAGCGATACCAGATTTTCTTTGGCAAAAACCCAGAAGTAGACTTAAATCTATGGTCCTTTTAAAACCTACTcttgtaaaatattgtgtgctatagcttgcaaaataaacaaatatgaCTCTGGGTGACAAGGCAgtttattatttaattttttataaatatTAGGACTGTTTtacttcatgttttgtttcctttGCTTCCTTACTTCCTagtatcgcgatactggtatcAAAACACTAACACAGATTGTTGTAAGAACACAAAGCGAATGTCTTTATATCCTCTTTACCAGATAGCTGGAAATGACTTATGCCTAGTGCCTTTTAGAATCCAAGAGTGGAAGACTTACACTTTCTTCTCTTACATTGTTGGCTCAACATTTCCAAACAGTCCCATTACAagtcagaatgttgaataaacttcatttgattttatttgacctGTCTGCTGATTTTGTCTTTGTTGGAGGTCATCTGAGACAAAATTTCCACAGGGAAGTGTTATTAGCCCGACTTTCAGTATGCTGGTCTGTATATGGTTCTGTCGGTTTGTATTTTCAATACTGGCGCAATTTGCACACAACGTAAACACTTGCAAAGTATGTTAACAATGGCTGAGAGAAACCAAACCACTGATCGAACGTTGCTGACTTTGAATTTGCAGTGAGATGCAGGTACTTCCAGCTGAATGTGAGGAAATGTGCTTCGGTCGACAACGTTTGGCTATTGTTTACATATTGTGCATCGCGTGCAATGCTTCAGGAGATTGAAAATACAAGCCGACAGAGCCATATACAGACCGGCTCCCCAAAAAGTCAGGTTAATAATACTTTCTTGTGGACATTTTATCTTCACTTACTACTGTCAAAATGACCAACAGCACAGGCAACCGGTGAAGTAtattttaacaattttattcaacattctggttTGAGACTCTTGTGACCACTTTCAGACTGAATATACATGGGGTAACCAAGGTAACAGTTTGATGTATTAGGCAAACTTAGGCCAAGCAGCTATAAAGCATCAAAGCTTAAGTGCCTATAGAGTCCCAATCCCTCCAAGCTTCTCAACGTTGAATACATTAAGCAAGAAATGTAATGTTTGTTCTTTATCAACAGGTATAAATCTAACATTCGCTATAGAGTTGTACGCCCCGGCGGAAGTGCTGGTTGAGAATGGCACCACGGGGATCCTCAAGTGTTCCTTCAAGTCCAGGGAAGTGATCAGCAGTGCAGCCACAGTCATCTGGTCGTTTTCCCCGGCGGGATCCGATGCCGGAAGCGCTGTTTCCGTGAGTCCTTTCTTTTTCTGAGGTCCATGAAACTCCCAAGAGCTTCCTCTGATCTTCCACCAATGGGTGTTCTAGCACAACATGTTTCCTGCTATTATTTAGGCCCACTGCCACAGAAAAGAGTGAGGCagtttgcgtgtgtgtttgtgactggtCCAATGAAAGGAAAGGAGCCTGAGGAGGGTTGTGTTATGTTCTAGGCCACTTCTTCCTGACCATCTGCGTCCTTCCCTTTCTTGTTTCTCCAAACTTAAGCATTGAATTCAGTGCTCCTTCCCTCCTCTGGTTCAGGGCAATATGTATATAGATTTTTGTTTCCtctttcaaaaaaatatattgcGTGGCCAAATGAACACGACCCACAACTCATTGAGTGAGGCAGTAACTTTGACTTGTTTATGCGGAAAGTGTGTTCAGCCTGACAGGGTAGTTTCTGAAGGTTAATTAACATTTGCAATGCTGGGATTTGAATGGAAATGGCAGGAACAAGCGTAACTAGTCCCCCTATTCCCATTTCCCTCCCCTAGAGATCTAGCTAGCTGGCTCATCTTGCCCATAATGCTGTGCTTGTATCCGGCCTCGTAAGAGTGCAGTTGGAGAGGGAGTCACCAACACCCACACTAATGCAAACGGCTATTTGTCCACTCAACTTTTAAACAAAATGACTATTAAGGATATTTGTCTGTCATGTAAATGCTAAACAAATTGCCCAACAGTTTGGTACAGTAGCAGATACGAACATAACACACAGTATCAGGGGAAGTTTAGCTGTTTCTTGGCAAAAGTGCCCAGTCATGTAGGTAAGCCATAAGCATCCCAACGGTTAAACCTGTTTGCTTGTCTTTCCCATTTCCTGTTATGAGTCCTTAGTCATTGGCTgtctcaaatggcaacctattccctatatagcctaGTGTattaattttgaccagagccccatgggcaTACTCAGAAGTGCacaaaagggaatagggtgtcatatggGACGCTAACATTGTGTGCAATTCTTGCGCAATCTATTTCTCTTCAGTCattcttataaaaaaaaaaatctttttttaatttgtttttttaGATTTTCTATTACACTTCTGCAAACCACTACCCAGGGAGTGTGGCTCAATTCAAAGACAGGGTGAAATGGGCGGGAGACCTGAACAAAAAAGATGCCTCAGTCCATTTAATTGAGGCGCAGTTCAACGACAATGGCACCTACTCATGTGCCGTGATTAACCCGCCTGACATATCTGGCACCGCCGCTCAGACACAGCTCAAGGTCGTCATCAAAGGTAAACTTGCAAATAGATTCACAACAGTACAGCAAAACTCAACTCACTTTTAAATAGGACCTGACCAATGTCTCTCACGTTGAAGGATGACTTGGAATAAAACAGCCAGAAAATACATTTCACCTAAACAAACCAACTGAGCGATTAATCATATCTTACTAACCAGGGACTGAGAAACACTCGTACAGGAGATTCACAATTTTAACACGAACACTGATTTTTAACGTCTCAAACATTGAACTGGTAgtatagggccctataaaatggttataatttgtttttctaaaatctgattttttttctcccaaattccaTTTTCACTGATGCATTATGTTAATGTATTATGATAGACTTCAATCCATTTAattgattccctactaagttcaatttaaaaaaaatgtgtaggGTCCTAGTAGTATTTACACAGCTGTGACTTTGTAACGTAAGTGTTGTTGTATGATGATGCTTACGTTGTCTTGTTTTGCAGAGTCTCTCCCTCAAGACAACACGGCCGTCGTAGTGGCCGCCGTGTGTGGCGCCGTCATCGGGCTTATTCTCATCTCTGTGGTTACCTGCCTGATCATCAAGAGGCATCAAACCACCCATGAATACGAAGGGTAAGGCATTCTCCCTTGTATTACCATCAAGGTAGTAGATAGCT from Oncorhynchus tshawytscha isolate Ot180627B linkage group LG09, Otsh_v2.0, whole genome shotgun sequence encodes the following:
- the LOC112258069 gene encoding myelin protein zero-like protein 1 isoform X3, with protein sequence MELRRTNPACNCVLLCGITLCLIFGINLTFAIELYAPAEVLVENGTTGILKCSFKSREVISSAATVIWSFSPAGSDAGSAVSIFYYTSANHYPGSVAQFKDRVKWAGDLNKKDASVHLIEAQFNDNGTYSCAVINPPDISGTAAQTQLKVVIKESLPQDNTAVVVAAVCGAVIGLILISVVTCLIIKRHQTTHEYEGTASIRQGMDSTWCQRHSTGMLAHVKGT
- the LOC112258069 gene encoding myelin protein zero-like protein 1 isoform X1 encodes the protein MELRRTNPACNCVLLCGITLCLIFGINLTFAIELYAPAEVLVENGTTGILKCSFKSREVISSAATVIWSFSPAGSDAGSAVSIFYYTSANHYPGSVAQFKDRVKWAGDLNKKDASVHLIEAQFNDNGTYSCAVINPPDISGTAAQTQLKVVIKESLPQDNTAVVVAAVCGAVIGLILISVVTCLIIKRHQTTHEYEGCTSVESVSSNATRPGGKKPESSLEGSRCSSHSTPVQVGATGPVIYAQLDHTGTKNPNSFHKMEPVVYADIRKN
- the LOC112258069 gene encoding myelin protein zero-like protein 1 isoform X2 translates to MELRRTNPACNCVLLCGITLCLIFGINLTFAIELYAPAEVLVENGTTGILKCSFKSREVISSAATVIWSFSPAGSDAGSAVSIFYYTSANHYPGSVAQFKDRVKWAGDLNKKDASVHLIEAQFNDNGTYSCAVINPPDISGTAAQTQLKVVIKESLPQDNTAVVVAAVCGAVIGLILISVVTCLIIKRHQTTHEYEGCTSVESVSSNATRPGGKKPESSLEGSRCSSHSTPVQGPVIYAQLDHTGTKNPNSFHKMEPVVYADIRKN